The genomic region GAGATTGTCACGAAAGTCATCAAATAATAGACACGATAAACCCTTGGTGAAGATATCAGCAATCTGAAATCTAGATGGAACATAGAGAACACGAACTTCGCCACGAGCAACTTTTTTCCGAATAAAATGAATGTCCATCTCGGTATCTTTCTCCTTTGATGTTGAAAAGGATTACCGAAAAAAATATAGCCCAGACGTTGTCACAAAACACCAAGGTACACTTACTAAGTGGACAATGCAAATCAAGATAAATGCGATAACCAGACGTGGATCGCCTAGTATCGGGGAAACTTGCCCAGACTGCATCTGTGTAAGCAACCAAACGTCGACTAGGCGCCTTGTATAAATGTAAACCGTACTCCAATGTGCCTTGCAAGTAACGCACGGTACGTTGGAGAGCATGTATGTGAGGTTCCCATGGATCATGCATATGTAAACAAACCTGctgaactgcataagatatgtctagacGAGTAAATGTCAAATACTACAACGTCACAGCTAAATTGCGATACTTAGTGGGACCAACAACTAGAGGACCGGCAACACTACTTAACTTAGTGTTATTATCCACTGGTGTAGGAACTGAATTGCAATGAGCAATTCCAGCCCTCTC from Rutidosis leptorrhynchoides isolate AG116_Rl617_1_P2 chromosome 9, CSIRO_AGI_Rlap_v1, whole genome shotgun sequence harbors:
- the LOC139868517 gene encoding uncharacterized protein, with the protein product MHDPWEPHIHALQRTVRYLQGTLEYGLHLYKAPSRRLVAYTDAVWEKDTEMDIHFIRKKVARGEVRVLYVPSRFQIADIFTKGLSCLLFDDFRDNLRIRSPLAETAGVYWM